Proteins encoded within one genomic window of Empedobacter falsenii:
- the panC gene encoding pantoate--beta-alanine ligase, with product MVIFNEKEKLTPAIVELKNQNKTIGFIPTMGALHEGHMSLVKASKAQNDYTIVSIFVNPTQFNNAEDLAKYPRTEENDKELLMKNGCDFVYMPTVEDLYDANEGAKHYDFGTIDQVMEGASRPGHFDGVATIVCKLFKAVQPTRAYFGEKDFQQIRIIQEMVKQENLDVEIVPMPIHRADSGLAFSSRNARLSTQQTSDAPQIYSILSQAVTLKNEGKDVAEVKAFVENEFKNSPFELEYFEITDEETLLSIEHFSDAKHIRGFVVAYAGDVRLIDNIQF from the coding sequence ATGGTTATATTTAACGAAAAGGAAAAATTAACTCCCGCAATCGTCGAGTTAAAAAACCAAAACAAAACCATTGGCTTTATCCCTACAATGGGCGCTTTACACGAAGGTCACATGTCTTTAGTCAAAGCTTCTAAAGCTCAAAACGACTACACAATCGTCAGCATTTTTGTCAATCCGACACAATTTAATAATGCAGAAGATTTAGCAAAATATCCTCGAACTGAGGAAAATGATAAAGAATTGTTAATGAAAAATGGATGTGATTTTGTCTATATGCCTACTGTTGAGGATTTATATGATGCAAATGAAGGTGCAAAACATTACGATTTTGGCACAATAGACCAAGTGATGGAAGGCGCTTCTCGCCCTGGACATTTTGATGGAGTTGCCACAATTGTTTGCAAATTATTCAAAGCAGTTCAACCAACAAGAGCATATTTTGGAGAGAAAGATTTTCAGCAAATTCGTATCATTCAAGAAATGGTAAAACAAGAAAATTTAGATGTCGAAATTGTTCCAATGCCAATTCATAGAGCAGATTCTGGTTTAGCATTTAGTTCAAGAAATGCACGTTTATCAACGCAACAAACTTCGGATGCCCCTCAAATTTATTCAATTTTATCGCAAGCTGTAACGCTAAAAAATGAAGGAAAAGATGTTGCTGAAGTAAAAGCTTTCGTCGAAAATGAATTCAAAAATTCTCCTTTCGAATTAGAATATTTTGAAATCACAGATGAAGAAACGTTATTGTCTATCGAACATTTTTCTGATGCCAAACATATTCGTGGATTTGTCGTTGCTTATGCAGGCGATGTACGTTTAATCGATAATATTCAGTTTTAA
- a CDS encoding riboflavin synthase: MFTGIVEGVGKLIKAEKDQSNLHLWIEADFCDELKIDQSVAHNGVCLTVVDFKDGLYKVTAIEETLQKTNFNTLKNGDLINLERCLQFNGRIDGHIVQGHVDQTGKIVSIENQNGSFFVTVEYDEASSGNVTVEKGSICLNGISLTVVDSKVGQFSVAIIPYTWEFTNLNQVKVGDTMNLEFDILGKYVKRLFQK, from the coding sequence ATGTTTACAGGAATCGTAGAAGGAGTAGGAAAGCTTATTAAAGCGGAGAAAGATCAATCTAATTTACATTTATGGATTGAGGCTGATTTTTGTGATGAATTAAAAATTGATCAAAGTGTTGCACATAATGGAGTTTGTTTAACAGTTGTTGATTTCAAAGATGGGCTTTACAAAGTCACTGCTATAGAGGAAACGCTACAAAAAACAAATTTTAACACATTAAAAAACGGTGATTTAATCAATTTAGAACGATGTTTGCAATTCAATGGTCGTATCGATGGTCACATTGTGCAGGGTCATGTAGATCAAACCGGAAAAATTGTTTCGATAGAAAACCAAAATGGTAGCTTTTTTGTTACAGTAGAATATGATGAAGCATCGTCTGGAAATGTTACAGTAGAAAAAGGTTCGATTTGTCTTAACGGAATTAGTTTAACAGTTGTTGACAGTAAAGTAGGGCAGTTTTCGGTTGCAATTATTCCATATACTTGGGAGTTTACAAACCTTAATCAAGTGAAAGTTGGCGATACAATGAATTTAGAATTTGATATCTTAGGAAAATACGTCAAAAGATTATTCCAAAAATAA
- a CDS encoding ATP-binding protein: MIRKKNNLSLPVRIIIYMVTILLFTAGAILLITANHFNAQTKQYHEDILKRKVRAVESAIDYEMDNYPGIASKDNIHDILEDGFLRIADINKTDIVIYDLRGNKILTTQPVSTTYDVLPQKILDQLQKSNDFIVTNKDTAYDNNVYSSYSHIKNYYNENIAVLCLPYQSNQDFLQQDMFTLIGSYGLAFGVILLFGTFAVYFVTKRTLNKLWSFADRIRETEVIVNNMPIRYDGNDEIKVLVDSYNDMLYRLREQSDLLAKQEREEAWRDFAKQVAHEIKNPLTPMRLMIQNYMRKFDINDPNLEEKTMRTTNILLQQIDTISAIAEAFSDFAKMPSRKDEKIDVVDVIKNTLFVFPMEFIEFNYSPNIIMMRFDKQYMNRIITNITKNAFQSIPQSRTAKVRVDVALVKDFLHITIQDNGNGIPIESQDSIFVPKFTTKNSGMGIGLPMVKKIIDDYDGSIRFETEISVGTTFYILIPYNE; this comes from the coding sequence ATGATTAGAAAAAAAAATAACCTATCGCTACCCGTTCGTATTATCATTTATATGGTAACGATTTTGTTATTTACAGCAGGAGCTATCTTGCTGATTACTGCCAATCATTTCAATGCACAAACTAAACAATATCACGAAGATATTCTCAAACGAAAAGTTAGAGCGGTAGAATCTGCGATAGATTATGAAATGGATAATTACCCTGGGATAGCAAGCAAAGATAATATTCATGACATTTTAGAAGATGGTTTTCTTCGCATTGCTGATATCAATAAAACCGATATTGTAATTTATGATTTGCGTGGTAATAAAATTTTAACCACACAGCCAGTTTCAACGACTTATGATGTTTTACCTCAGAAAATATTAGACCAACTACAAAAATCAAATGATTTTATTGTAACCAATAAAGATACGGCTTACGATAACAATGTTTATTCGTCTTATAGTCATATCAAAAATTATTACAACGAAAATATTGCTGTTCTCTGTCTACCTTATCAATCTAACCAAGATTTTTTACAACAAGACATGTTTACATTAATTGGTAGTTATGGATTGGCTTTTGGAGTTATTCTTTTGTTTGGAACATTTGCGGTCTATTTTGTTACTAAACGTACGCTTAATAAACTTTGGTCGTTTGCAGATCGTATTCGCGAAACAGAAGTTATTGTAAACAATATGCCGATTCGTTACGATGGTAACGATGAAATAAAGGTTCTGGTAGATTCTTATAATGATATGTTGTACCGATTGCGGGAACAATCAGATTTGTTGGCTAAACAAGAACGTGAAGAAGCCTGGAGAGATTTTGCAAAACAAGTGGCGCATGAAATCAAAAATCCATTAACACCAATGCGATTAATGATTCAGAATTATATGCGAAAATTTGATATCAATGATCCGAATCTTGAAGAAAAGACGATGCGAACAACTAATATTTTATTGCAACAAATTGATACCATCTCTGCGATAGCCGAAGCTTTTTCAGATTTTGCTAAAATGCCTTCTCGTAAAGACGAAAAAATAGATGTGGTTGATGTTATCAAAAATACCCTTTTTGTATTTCCGATGGAATTTATAGAATTTAATTATTCGCCTAACATCATCATGATGCGTTTTGATAAACAATATATGAATCGAATTATTACCAATATTACTAAGAATGCGTTTCAATCTATTCCACAATCTCGTACAGCAAAAGTGAGAGTAGATGTGGCGTTAGTTAAAGATTTTCTTCATATCACCATTCAAGATAATGGGAATGGAATTCCTATCGAATCACAAGATTCTATTTTTGTTCCGAAATTTACAACAAAGAATAGTGGAATGGGAATTGGTTTGCCAATGGTGAAAAAAATTATTGACGATTATGACGGATCAATTCGTTTCGAAACCGAAATTTCTGTCGGTACAACATTCTACATTTTGATTCCTTACAATGAATAG
- a CDS encoding DUF4270 family protein — MKKFLNVLSVSVAMMIGMGAIVSCENETLGLDNNVIRGEAEGNVKSLDVIAFNANFDTLRTDKFVLQNGAFGVYNEPIFGSTSSKFYTQIRPSSIGDQDFGTEPKVDSVNLVIPVYYNTTKDPISKDTINLSKPGEKPKDTDTIQITTKYAVDSLYGNKDLTMTLKIKDINTVLYKDTKYFSTLSGLETPISVNSRVIGKATIGKTVTGKVVKQKTGTSNISEVVPGYKVSLDPDYFDEKIIKNAKTGLLSDYATFIRENIKGLEFSVEESNGFIVNFNPNKIDLNMYYSKKNPTEKKDTDTDYKERVSVTYAFDMTNQWNSGTANNANIIASQIVNNAVGSTYSTIKPDEVNGDARLYLSGMSGNYAKLRINQTQLDELKSEMTKSNIVILGAKLKFYIDGSTGFPKPPYLVAWNNYKKDDKVINELYADVLEFYNAYPTSVHFNPIVKGDTDYYTIDITKHLKSMLEKGNEFKDQTMFITMGNFITSVSYATTINSTNPYQNNRAYNPYRIVLHGNNSEVADKKLKLLVYYSQK, encoded by the coding sequence ATGAAAAAATTTTTGAATGTCCTTTCTGTGTCTGTTGCAATGATGATTGGAATGGGAGCAATTGTTTCGTGTGAGAATGAAACACTAGGATTAGATAACAATGTGATTAGAGGTGAGGCAGAAGGAAATGTAAAATCCTTAGATGTTATTGCTTTTAATGCAAATTTTGATACGCTTCGTACAGATAAATTTGTACTTCAAAATGGAGCTTTTGGTGTGTACAACGAACCAATTTTTGGTTCTACATCCTCTAAGTTTTATACACAAATTAGACCTTCGTCTATTGGTGATCAGGATTTTGGAACAGAACCTAAAGTAGATTCTGTGAATTTGGTAATTCCAGTTTATTACAACACGACTAAAGATCCAATTTCTAAAGATACGATCAATCTTTCTAAACCAGGAGAGAAACCAAAAGATACAGATACAATCCAAATTACAACAAAGTATGCAGTAGATTCTTTGTATGGTAATAAGGATTTGACAATGACGTTGAAAATTAAAGACATTAATACGGTTTTATACAAAGACACAAAATATTTTTCAACATTAAGTGGACTTGAGACGCCAATTTCTGTTAATTCAAGAGTAATTGGAAAAGCTACAATCGGAAAAACAGTAACAGGAAAAGTTGTTAAACAAAAAACTGGAACTTCTAATATTTCTGAGGTTGTTCCTGGTTACAAAGTTTCTTTAGATCCAGATTATTTTGACGAAAAAATTATTAAAAATGCTAAAACAGGATTACTTTCTGATTACGCAACATTTATTCGTGAAAATATCAAAGGTTTAGAGTTTTCTGTAGAAGAATCAAATGGATTTATTGTCAATTTTAATCCAAATAAAATTGACTTGAATATGTATTATTCTAAAAAGAATCCAACTGAAAAAAAAGATACTGATACTGATTATAAAGAACGTGTAAGTGTTACTTATGCTTTTGATATGACAAATCAGTGGAATTCTGGTACTGCAAATAATGCAAATATTATTGCTTCTCAAATTGTGAACAATGCAGTAGGTTCAACTTATTCTACAATCAAACCTGATGAAGTGAATGGTGATGCAAGATTGTATTTAAGCGGAATGAGTGGGAATTATGCAAAATTAAGAATCAATCAAACGCAATTAGATGAATTAAAATCTGAGATGACAAAAAGTAACATTGTGATTCTTGGTGCAAAATTAAAATTCTATATTGATGGTTCTACAGGTTTCCCAAAACCACCTTATTTAGTTGCTTGGAATAATTACAAAAAAGATGATAAAGTTATAAATGAATTGTATGCAGACGTTTTAGAATTCTATAATGCATATCCTACATCAGTTCACTTTAATCCTATTGTAAAAGGAGATACTGATTATTATACAATTGATATCACGAAACATCTAAAAAGCATGTTAGAGAAAGGAAATGAGTTTAAAGATCAAACGATGTTTATTACAATGGGTAATTTTATAACATCTGTTAGTTATGCAACAACTATTAATAGTACAAATCCTTATCAAAATAATAGAGCTTATAATCCATACAGAATTGTTTTACATGGAAATAATTCGGAAGTAGCGGATAAAAAATTGAAATTATTGGTATATTACTCTCAAAAATAG
- a CDS encoding glycogen/starch synthase — MEGKRILYVTTEMVPYFPENPMSSQALDLPKIMQSSGADVRIFMPRFGAINERRHQLHEVIRLSGMNMIINDLDQPLIIKVASVPGERLQVYFIDNEEYFKRKEVYGEDNGLFSDNDERSIFFAKGVLETVKKLNWKPDVVHVMGWMSSLVPLYLKKYYSDDPFFQDAKVVVSLFDNGFEGELDNELVKKLAFDKVEADVQTYLEKPTHLGMIQASLQYADAVAKGEEMIPEDVKNYINQQNIPLLDYCSKEQAKEVYNNFYLEEVMNSN, encoded by the coding sequence ATGGAAGGAAAGCGCATATTGTATGTAACAACAGAAATGGTACCTTACTTTCCTGAAAATCCGATGTCTTCACAAGCATTAGATTTGCCAAAAATCATGCAAAGTAGTGGCGCAGATGTAAGAATCTTTATGCCAAGATTTGGAGCAATTAACGAAAGAAGACACCAATTACACGAAGTAATACGACTTTCAGGTATGAACATGATTATTAATGATTTGGATCAACCATTAATCATTAAAGTCGCTTCTGTTCCAGGAGAAAGACTACAAGTGTATTTTATTGATAACGAAGAATATTTCAAACGTAAAGAAGTTTATGGAGAAGATAATGGATTATTTTCTGATAACGACGAGCGTTCTATTTTCTTCGCAAAAGGAGTTTTAGAGACAGTAAAAAAATTAAACTGGAAACCAGATGTTGTTCACGTAATGGGTTGGATGTCTAGTTTAGTACCATTGTATCTAAAAAAATATTATTCTGACGATCCTTTCTTTCAAGATGCGAAAGTTGTTGTTTCTTTATTTGACAACGGATTTGAAGGAGAATTAGATAACGAATTAGTTAAAAAATTAGCTTTTGATAAGGTAGAAGCTGATGTACAAACATATTTAGAAAAACCTACACATTTGGGTATGATTCAAGCTTCTTTACAATATGCAGATGCAGTTGCGAAAGGAGAAGAGATGATTCCAGAAGATGTGAAAAACTATATCAACCAACAAAATATTCCTCTATTAGACTATTGTTCTAAAGAACAAGCAAAAGAAGTTTACAATAACTTCTATCTTGAGGAAGTAATGAACTCTAATTAA
- the radA gene encoding DNA repair protein RadA produces MAKTKTTYFCQNCGTQTSQWMGQCKSCGEWNTIVEEIVDKGDEKKSWKDKSDKKEKTFALNIREINPLGEIRISTKNQELDRVLGGGIVPGSVILVGGEPGVGKSTLMLQVALKLDTIKILYVSGEESVSQVKLRAERIGIESDQCFILPETNTQKIFAHAKEIQPQLIVVDSVQTLQTTYVESSPGSISQIRETTFELIQYAKETNTPIILIGHITKEGVIAGPKILEHMVDVVLQFEGDRNHIYRILRANKNRFGSTAEIGIYEMQGAGLREVTNPSEVLITKKDELLSGNAIAATLEGVRPMLIEIQALVSTAVYGTPQRTATGFDAKRLNMLLAVLEKRAGFRLNMKDVFLNITGGIRVDDPAIDLAVIVAILSSSEDSAVPDNCCFAGEVGLSGEIRAVNRVEQRITEAEKLGFDAIFVSKYNKIKDTDFGIRIVRISKVEDLYRMLFQ; encoded by the coding sequence ATGGCTAAAACAAAAACTACATATTTCTGCCAAAACTGTGGCACGCAAACCTCGCAATGGATGGGACAATGCAAAAGTTGTGGCGAATGGAATACCATTGTTGAAGAAATTGTGGACAAAGGCGACGAAAAAAAATCGTGGAAAGATAAATCGGATAAAAAAGAGAAAACTTTTGCACTGAATATCCGAGAAATAAATCCATTAGGAGAAATAAGAATTTCGACAAAAAACCAAGAATTAGACCGAGTTTTAGGTGGTGGAATTGTTCCTGGATCAGTGATTTTGGTTGGTGGAGAACCTGGGGTTGGAAAATCCACATTAATGTTGCAAGTAGCCTTAAAGTTAGATACGATTAAAATCTTATATGTATCTGGAGAAGAATCTGTTTCACAAGTAAAACTTCGTGCTGAACGAATTGGAATTGAATCGGATCAATGTTTTATTTTACCTGAAACCAATACGCAAAAAATATTTGCTCACGCCAAAGAAATTCAACCTCAACTGATTGTTGTCGATTCTGTTCAAACACTTCAAACAACTTATGTAGAATCGTCTCCAGGAAGTATTTCTCAAATTCGAGAAACAACTTTTGAGCTAATTCAATACGCAAAAGAAACTAACACACCGATTATTTTAATTGGTCATATTACAAAAGAAGGTGTAATTGCTGGTCCAAAAATTTTGGAGCATATGGTAGATGTTGTGTTACAATTTGAAGGTGATCGCAACCATATTTACCGAATTTTACGTGCAAATAAAAACCGTTTTGGCTCAACTGCAGAAATTGGAATTTACGAAATGCAAGGTGCTGGTTTGCGCGAAGTGACAAATCCATCTGAAGTATTAATTACAAAGAAAGATGAATTATTGAGCGGAAATGCAATTGCAGCAACTTTGGAAGGTGTTCGCCCGATGTTAATTGAAATTCAAGCTTTGGTTTCTACGGCGGTTTATGGAACTCCGCAACGTACGGCGACTGGTTTTGATGCCAAACGATTGAATATGTTGTTGGCAGTTTTAGAAAAACGTGCTGGGTTCAGACTGAATATGAAAGATGTTTTCTTGAATATTACAGGCGGAATTCGAGTGGATGATCCTGCAATTGATTTGGCTGTTATTGTGGCAATTCTTTCATCGAGCGAAGATTCTGCTGTTCCAGATAATTGTTGTTTTGCAGGAGAAGTTGGTTTGAGTGGAGAAATAAGAGCTGTAAATCGTGTTGAACAACGCATTACCGAAGCCGAAAAATTAGGTTTTGATGCAATTTTTGTTTCAAAATACAATAAAATAAAAGATACAGATTTTGGAATTCGAATCGTTAGAATTTCTAAAGTTGAAGATTTATATCGCATGTTATTTCAATAA
- a CDS encoding lysylphosphatidylglycerol synthase transmembrane domain-containing protein: protein MKSKIKQSLFLIIASLLAVFFVVVTVKQIDFERVAKVLKQTNYFWIFASMAISILTYWIRAARWNLLLKPMGYNTQTSSGFWAIAFAYFMNLTIPRSGEVARATSFYKMEKVPFEKSFGTVVLERVIDVLFLGLFFGLTLIFNYETFIKFVELGNKEKAHQPTTEPSFLKYYIAIGVLVLGIGLIAIFWKKISQLKFFEKIKTFLFGLWEGIKSISKLEKRGLFIFYSFALWICYFLMTFLVFFAFPDTKNFGIPEGLFLLIAGSLGMILPVSGGLAYPYIMSIAFSAVYLAKGGDQHEGRAIGDYFGLILYIAQVVSMISFGLIAIYKIARIRRDSTQ, encoded by the coding sequence ATGAAGAGTAAGATCAAACAATCGCTCTTCTTAATCATTGCTTCATTGTTAGCCGTTTTTTTTGTCGTGGTAACAGTGAAGCAAATTGATTTCGAACGAGTTGCAAAAGTTTTAAAACAAACCAATTATTTTTGGATTTTTGCATCTATGGCAATCAGTATTCTTACGTATTGGATACGCGCCGCTCGTTGGAATCTTCTTCTAAAACCGATGGGCTACAACACACAAACCTCATCTGGTTTTTGGGCTATTGCATTTGCATATTTTATGAATTTGACCATTCCTCGAAGTGGTGAAGTTGCTCGTGCAACAAGTTTCTATAAAATGGAAAAAGTGCCGTTTGAGAAATCTTTCGGAACAGTAGTTTTAGAACGTGTAATTGACGTTTTATTTTTGGGATTATTTTTCGGTTTAACACTTATTTTCAATTACGAAACATTCATCAAATTTGTTGAATTAGGAAACAAAGAAAAGGCACACCAACCAACAACAGAACCTTCTTTCTTAAAATATTACATCGCAATTGGAGTTCTTGTTTTAGGAATTGGATTAATTGCTATTTTCTGGAAAAAGATTAGTCAATTAAAGTTTTTTGAAAAGATTAAAACGTTTCTATTTGGACTTTGGGAAGGAATAAAATCAATCTCAAAATTAGAAAAAAGAGGTTTATTCATTTTTTATTCTTTCGCACTTTGGATTTGTTATTTTTTAATGACTTTTCTTGTTTTCTTCGCTTTTCCGGACACCAAAAATTTTGGAATACCAGAAGGTTTATTCCTATTGATTGCAGGATCTCTAGGAATGATTTTACCTGTTTCGGGCGGTTTGGCTTATCCGTATATTATGTCGATTGCATTTTCGGCAGTTTATTTAGCAAAAGGCGGAGATCAGCACGAAGGACGAGCAATTGGAGATTATTTTGGATTAATCCTTTATATAGCTCAAGTTGTATCAATGATTAGTTTTGGATTGATTGCTATTTACAAAATCGCACGAATTCGACGAGATTCTACACAATAG
- the panD gene encoding aspartate 1-decarboxylase gives MMIEVFHSKIHRVKVTDAKLNYIGSITIDEDLIDAANMVVGQKIQIVVQENGERFETYIIKGKRGSGEICLNGPAARKVQVGDTVILITYAMMEFEEAKTYEPTIVFPNENNRLD, from the coding sequence ATGATGATAGAAGTATTTCACTCTAAAATACATAGAGTTAAGGTAACAGACGCAAAATTAAACTACATCGGAAGTATTACAATCGATGAAGATTTGATAGATGCTGCAAATATGGTAGTTGGTCAAAAAATTCAAATTGTGGTTCAAGAAAACGGAGAACGTTTTGAAACTTACATTATTAAAGGAAAACGTGGAAGTGGAGAAATTTGTTTGAATGGACCAGCGGCACGTAAAGTACAAGTAGGTGATACTGTCATTTTAATCACGTATGCGATGATGGAATTTGAGGAAGCCAAAACCTACGAACCAACAATTGTTTTCCCTAACGAGAACAATCGTTTAGATTAA
- the glmS gene encoding glutamine--fructose-6-phosphate transaminase (isomerizing) — protein MCGIVGYIGHREAYPIIINGLKRLEYRGYDSAGLVLSTGTDFELVKTKGKVSDLEDKSANLDKTPHLGIGHTRWATHGVPNDVNSHPHMSNNGRLVLVHNGIIENYESIKQLLKDKGYVFHSDTDTEVLVNFIQLFQEEQNLNLTDAVRLALNEVIGAYAIAVLDKEEANTIVVGRLGSPLAIGIGENEFFVASDASPFIEFTKDAVYLEDGDMATITLDKEVDVRTIQNNEAVSLDVQELQLNIEAIEKGGYEHFMLKEINEQPRSIRDTMRGRLLVDEGVIKMAGIWDHQEKFLNAKRIIIVACGTSYHAGLVAEYMIEDFARIPVEVEYASEFRYRNPIINKHDVVIAISQSGETADTLAALKLAKEAGAFIFGINNVVGSSIARITDAGAYTHAGPEIGVASTKAFTAQLTILALIALKLGKHNGELSTEKFTLLTRELERIPDLVQQILDNCEGVVDQIAEKYKDNRNAIYLGRGYNYPSALEGALKLKEISYIHAEGYPAAEMKHGPIALLDENMPVIVIATKKGYYEKVVSNIQEIKSRSAKVIAIVNDGDEQVTAMADDYVVIPETAEEFSPILTAIPLQLLSYWIAVKLGKNVDQPRNLAKSVTVE, from the coding sequence ATGTGTGGAATTGTAGGATATATTGGACATCGCGAAGCGTACCCAATTATTATTAATGGACTAAAAAGACTAGAATATCGTGGATATGATAGTGCAGGTTTAGTTCTTTCTACTGGTACCGATTTTGAATTGGTAAAAACAAAAGGAAAAGTTTCAGATTTAGAAGATAAATCAGCAAATTTAGATAAAACACCTCATTTAGGAATTGGGCATACACGTTGGGCAACACATGGTGTTCCAAATGATGTAAACTCTCATCCTCATATGTCTAATAATGGACGTTTGGTATTGGTTCATAACGGAATTATTGAAAATTATGAATCAATCAAACAATTATTAAAAGACAAAGGGTACGTTTTTCATAGTGATACAGATACAGAAGTTTTAGTAAACTTTATTCAATTATTTCAAGAAGAACAAAACTTAAATTTAACTGATGCAGTTCGTTTAGCTTTGAATGAAGTGATTGGAGCTTATGCAATTGCAGTTTTAGACAAAGAAGAAGCAAATACAATTGTTGTAGGACGTTTAGGTTCTCCATTGGCAATTGGTATTGGAGAAAACGAATTTTTTGTAGCTTCTGATGCTTCTCCGTTTATCGAGTTTACAAAAGATGCGGTTTATTTGGAAGATGGTGACATGGCAACAATTACTTTAGACAAAGAAGTTGATGTACGCACAATCCAAAATAACGAAGCGGTTTCTTTAGATGTTCAAGAGTTACAATTAAATATCGAAGCGATTGAAAAAGGTGGTTACGAGCATTTCATGTTAAAAGAAATCAACGAACAACCTCGTTCTATTCGTGATACAATGCGTGGACGTTTATTAGTAGACGAAGGCGTTATCAAAATGGCTGGTATTTGGGATCATCAAGAAAAATTCTTGAATGCAAAACGTATCATCATTGTTGCATGTGGAACTTCTTATCATGCAGGTTTAGTTGCAGAATATATGATCGAAGATTTCGCTCGTATTCCTGTAGAAGTAGAATATGCATCAGAGTTCCGTTACCGTAATCCAATCATCAATAAACACGATGTCGTGATTGCAATTTCTCAATCTGGAGAAACAGCAGATACATTGGCAGCACTTAAATTAGCAAAAGAGGCTGGAGCATTTATCTTCGGAATTAATAATGTTGTAGGTTCTTCTATTGCTCGTATTACAGATGCAGGTGCTTATACACACGCAGGACCAGAAATTGGTGTTGCATCAACAAAAGCATTTACAGCTCAGTTAACAATTTTAGCATTGATTGCCTTAAAATTAGGTAAACACAATGGAGAATTATCAACAGAAAAATTCACGTTGTTAACACGCGAATTAGAGCGTATTCCAGATTTAGTTCAACAAATTTTAGACAACTGTGAAGGTGTTGTTGATCAAATCGCAGAAAAATACAAAGACAACAGAAATGCAATTTATTTAGGACGTGGATATAACTATCCATCGGCTTTAGAAGGAGCATTAAAATTGAAAGAAATTTCATATATCCACGCAGAAGGTTATCCAGCAGCAGAAATGAAGCACGGACCAATCGCCTTATTGGACGAAAATATGCCAGTTATTGTTATTGCAACGAAAAAAGGTTATTACGAAAAAGTAGTTTCTAATATTCAAGAAATTAAATCTCGTAGCGCTAAAGTAATTGCAATCGTTAATGATGGTGACGAGCAAGTAACTGCTATGGCAGATGATTACGTGGTAATCCCAGAAACAGCAGAAGAATTCTCTCCAATCTTAACAGCTATTCCATTACAATTATTATCATATTGGATTGCCGTTAAATTAGGTAAGAATGTAGATCAGCCTCGTAACTTGGCAAAATCTGTTACTGTAGAGTAA
- a CDS encoding acyltransferase: MKNIFKISFIKTIIFNFVYFKFSQAIKFPVIISSNFRLKSLHGKVNIPIDSPFGLIKLGFGDVLIFDRKLSKGIWENKGIINFIGRSNIGHGSKISVSKSGSLTFGQNFNITAESSIVCYNNISFGNNCLLSWDILIMDTDFHKIYNQDKSLINPNKAVNVGDNVWICNKVQILKGLSIANGCIVGSNTVVSKSLKIENAIYSGNINTPIKENISWEI, from the coding sequence ATGAAGAATATTTTTAAAATTAGTTTTATCAAAACTATTATTTTCAATTTTGTCTATTTTAAATTTAGTCAAGCAATTAAATTCCCTGTAATAATTAGCTCTAATTTTAGACTAAAATCTTTACATGGTAAAGTGAATATTCCAATTGATTCTCCTTTTGGATTAATAAAACTTGGTTTTGGAGATGTTTTGATTTTTGATCGAAAATTATCAAAAGGTATATGGGAAAACAAGGGAATAATAAATTTTATTGGTCGATCAAATATTGGTCACGGCTCTAAAATTTCAGTGAGCAAAAGTGGTAGTTTAACATTTGGTCAAAATTTTAACATAACTGCTGAATCTTCTATTGTATGTTACAATAACATTAGTTTTGGCAATAACTGTTTATTATCATGGGATATTCTTATTATGGATACAGATTTTCATAAAATTTATAATCAAGATAAGTCACTTATTAATCCTAATAAAGCAGTAAACGTTGGTGATAACGTTTGGATATGTAATAAAGTACAAATTTTGAAAGGTTTATCTATTGCAAATGGCTGTATAGTAGGAAGTAATACCGTTGTAAGTAAATCATTAAAAATAGAAAACGCTATATATAGTGGAAATATAAATACACCTATCAAAGAAAATATTTCTTGGGAAATATAA